Part of the Equus quagga isolate Etosha38 unplaced genomic scaffold, UCLA_HA_Equagga_1.0 HiC_scaffold_6528_RagTag, whole genome shotgun sequence genome, AAGGTCTCAGCTGAGAACTCTCTCCAACCTCAGTCTTGCCTGTCCTGCTCTGAACCCAGGTCCTGCCCATGTGGACTGGGTGTGTCCTGACCTGGGATGATCCCCCACCAGGCTGGGAGCTCCTGGAAGGCACAGGCAAGGTCTGGGTGCTTCCCGGGTCTCCAGGACACAGGATAGGGCTGAGAAGAGCTGGGGACGGCACAGAATTGGGGATGGGCATGCAGTGTGGCAGTGTTTGCTGAATGGGGACTGGATGGATGAAGGTGGAGGTGTTCATGGACAAGAGTTGAGTGACTTCAATCCCCAGGTGTcccctgtgaaccctggactgaACAATATGATAGGAGTTAGGAGCCCAGCAAACATCCAGGCGGTGCAGATGTTTGAAAGAATgtgatttcagagagaaaagtAAGGGAGCAGAAGGGAGGTTCACTCTCTGAACATGTCCTGAGGGGCATGATCTGCCCTCACACATTGCACTAATTCTCTCAACCGCCCAGATCTTCTACTCAGAAGGGTTTTCCCTGTCCTTATCGACCCGGGCTGGGTACCAGACCCCgcctctgggctctgctcctATTTCCACTAAGCAAAAATCACAGAATGGATGAAAAGATCTTCCCACTCCCAGCTGGGGAGCAGAGCCAAGGAGAGGGTTTCAGGAACAGACCATGTGCACCTGCACTCACCACTCAATCTCTTTAGGCTCGCGGTCCCTTAGGTGGTCTCGCACCTCCTGCCGGCAGCGCTGCTGGTGCTCTGGGTGCCTCGCGAGGTTGTACAGGACCCAGGAGAGGCCGCTGGCTGTGGTGTCATGTCCTGAGAGGCAGCCAGACAGGTCTGGGTCTCTCAGCGACTTCAGCACCAGAAGGTGGACAGCGCCCTGACACTAAGGCCCTCAGGGAGGACAGGGGACTATGGGCTGGTCCAGGGCCCACCAACCAAATCCCTGGGATAGAGAGACCCCTGCCCCTTCTGTATTCTCACCCCCAAACATAAAGGTGTCAGCTTCAGCTCGGATGTCCTCATCTGACAGTTCCTTCCCATCTTCAtcctggagagaaagcaagacCCACAAAATCACCAGTTCCTAGGGGCCCTGAGACAATCTCTGAAGCTCCATCATCATCCCAGGAACCCAAGCCAACCCTGCACTCCTGGACCTTCCTTGGTCCCTATCCCCAGAGGCCCCACCCCACAGGCCTCCTCCTTGGCATCCTTGCCTCCTCTCTTGTCCCTGGTGGGAGGAATCAATGATCCATGAACATTTCCATGGTTCGTGATGAAGGCTTTCTGAGAAAAATTTATTGGCAACCTGGGCTGCAGGATGATTGACTGGCAACTTGCCTTGGAAGTTAGTGATTGAGCATCCCTCCAGAGCAATTTGCTCACATTGTTGGATGGTAGATCCAGAGATTCCTTATCTCCCCTGGAGATAACCCTACAGAACCTACAGACTTTGCCTTCTCACTGAAGATCTGCTTATATTCCAGaaaattctccttctcctcctctccttgtctctctcaccataaggaagaaaggacagatgAGTCAGCTGTCCTAAGTTCCAAAGTTCATACTGTGGGGACACCTCTCTCATGATGCAAGCATGGCTGCATGCACAAGTAAAAGCATCATGTCACCCTCAGAGGAACTTGGGAATGGGGAACCAGAGCCACACTTCTGCTCTGGCTACTGTTACTACTGTGAGCAATAAGTTGGCCACTCTGATCCAGGGTTCTGAGGTACATATAGGTGTagtctaatatatatatattagactCAATAAGTTAATCATATGTATAGATATGTAaagtcccaggccctgcccagcatcagTTTCAGACTTAGCAGTCCCCCGGAGCCTGCATTCCACACAGTCATCTCTAAAACATACCCCTGacccatccctcccttcctcaagCACCTTCCATGCCTCCTCACTGCCCTCTGGATCAGGTCCAAGTTCTCCCATCTGACATTTGAAATCAAGGTACATCGTCCCTCTCGAATTCAGATCCCAGAGAAGCCCACCTTAGCCAGCAGGAGCACATCGATGAAGTCCAAAGTCTTGACCTTAGCCTTAGCCTTGAGGAGGTCATCAAGACCCTGATCAGGGAGGGTGCGGCGGCGCTCCTGGATGATGGAATCTGTGAAGTCGTGCACCAGGCGGCAGACCCTACGGAAGCGCTGTCCCTCAGAGGTGAGGTGGTACAGGGAGTCCATGTACAGGAAGATCTGCTCATTCCGCTTTGTCACAAGGGCACTGAGCTCCAAGACAGCAGAAATGTATTCACTAGGCTTCCTGCAGGATGCGGGCATGAAGGGAGGCAACAACTTAGCTCACCTGAAGCCCCGGAAGCACCTCCCACCAGAAGGCAGGTCCAATCtcccatggggaaactgagtctccagGAACAGATGGACCCacagatggatggtggggatgatCCAGGAGACGTGGCTCTccagtctttcttctctccctgcttcctagTCTCTGTGAGCTGCCTCCATGTGCCAGGTGCCCAGGGCACAGCTGAGACATCATGCTTCTCTCCTCTATCTGCCCTTCTCCTTCCAAAGCTGTCCACACAGCTGAGACTTTGTCCTCTCCCAACTGACAGTGGACCTAGCCTCTCCTGAGTCTCCACGCATCCATTGTCAACACCACCTGTATCTACATGACAGTCTGTCTTCTCTAGAGTCAGACATCCAAGCTCAGCTTTGACCACAACCCTCATCTGCTCAAACACCTTCCATGGTTCCCTGGAAACCTCAGTATCAGGTTCATCTTCCTTTGCTTGGCTTTTTAATGTCATTAAGACCTACCCCTGCCTACAACTCCAACCTCACTACCCAGGTGTCTCCTCATTGTTGCAAACTCTCTGCTCTTCCTAGCCTCCTGGCCTGCATCAAACATTTCTACCTACCCAAAAGGATTGCTctgtctctttccccttccctgaaCTTTGGTGTCCAGCTCAGAcccttctcctccaggaaggccctTCTGATTGTCATGGTCAGTCCTCCCTCCATCTATTCCCTTGTGTCTATGGCCCATGTTCCCAGGCCTTGGGCAAGGACTCACTCCTGGCAATCGCTGTTGAAACTGAAGACACATTTCTGCAGACTGTCGAGGGTCATGAGGCTGATGTGCTCAAACATGTCCAGATGGGCACTGCCCTCCGAGGCCAGGCGCTTCCACTTGGCCTGGACAGAGAAGCAGCAGATCCTAGGCTGGGACTGGCCGCCCCTGAGCCCCGCGCCAACCCAACACCAGGATGGGCTCCCCAGACCAAGCTTCTTGGTCCCAGGCACCTGTCCTGTGGAGGACCAGGCATGAGTGGGAGTGGACGCTGTTACTGTGAGGACATGAAGACCCCACAGctggaagtcaggagacctgcattccagtcctggctctgcctgctACACGCCGTGCGCCCTTGGCCAgctcatttccttcctctgggctccacTTGTCAAATCCTCAGTGAAAGGTCAGATGACCTGCTTTGGTGTCAGACAAACcaggttggaatcccagctccacttGTTAGCTCACTTGCTGTCTGTGTGAACTCC contains:
- the LOC124232473 gene encoding cytochrome P450 4F2-like isoform X3, with protein sequence MRVVTQLVANYPQGFVTWLGPVIPLVNLCHPDMVRTVLSASAAIAPKDMVFYSFLKPWLGDGLLLSGGDKWSRHRRMLTPAFHFNILKSYVRIFNDSVNIMHAKWKRLASEGSAHLDMFEHISLMTLDSLQKCVFSFNSDCQEKPSEYISAVLELSALVTKRNEQIFLYMDSLYHLTSEGQRFRRVCRLVHDFTDSIIQERRRTLPDQGLDDLLKAKAKVKTLDFIDVLLLAKDEDGKELSDEDIRAEADTFMFGGHDTTASGLSWVLYNLARHPEHQQRCRQEVRDHLRDREPKEIEWDDLAQLPFLTMCIKESLRLHPPAVGISRRCTQDIVLPDGRVIPKGALNVKRRRILGKKRGPYARG
- the LOC124232473 gene encoding cytochrome P450 4F2-like isoform X2; its protein translation is MRVVTQLVANYPQGFVTWLGPVIPLVNLCHPDMVRTVLSASAAIAPKDMVFYSFLKPWLGDGLLLSGGDKWSRHRRMLTPAFHFNILKSYVRIFNDSVNIMHAKWKRLASEGSAHLDMFEHISLMTLDSLQKCVFSFNSDCQEKPSEYISAVLELSALVTKRNEQIFLYMDSLYHLTSEGQRFRRVCRLVHDFTDSIIQERRRTLPDQGLDDLLKAKAKVKTLDFIDVLLLAKDEDGKELSDEDIRAEADTFMFGGHDTTASGLSWVLYNLARHPEHQQRCRQEVRDHLRDREPKEIEWDDLAQLPFLTMCIKESLRLHPPAVGISRRCTQDIVLPDGRVIPKGIICVISIFGTHHNPSVWPNPEVYDPFRFDPENTKERSPLAFIPFSAGPR